The Leclercia sp. S52 genome has a segment encoding these proteins:
- a CDS encoding lysine exporter LysO family protein, protein MFSGLLIILIPLIVGYLIPLRQLSALKLINRLLSWIVYVILFFMGISLAFLDNLATNLLSILHYSVITMAVILLCNIAALFWLERVIPWKNHHHQEKLPSRIAMALESLKLCGVVVLGFLLGLTGFAFLQHATEASEYTLIFLLFLIGIQLRNNGMTLKQIVLNRRGMMVAVVVVGSSLVGGVINAFILGLPLNTALAMASGFGWYSLSGILLTESFGPVIGSAAFFNDLGRELIAIMLIPGLVRRSRSTALGLCGATSMDFTLPVLQRSGGLEMVPAAIVHGFILSLLVPIMMAFFSA, encoded by the coding sequence ATGTTTTCAGGACTCTTAATCATTCTGATCCCGCTGATCGTGGGTTATCTCATTCCTCTTCGTCAGCTGTCAGCGTTAAAACTGATCAATCGTTTACTGAGCTGGATTGTCTACGTCATTCTGTTTTTTATGGGCATCAGCCTCGCCTTCCTCGATAATCTGGCGACCAACCTGCTCTCGATCCTGCATTACTCGGTCATTACGATGGCGGTTATTTTGCTATGCAATATCGCGGCCCTGTTCTGGCTGGAACGCGTTATTCCGTGGAAAAACCACCACCATCAGGAAAAATTACCCTCGCGTATTGCCATGGCGCTGGAGTCACTGAAATTATGCGGCGTAGTGGTGCTCGGTTTTCTGCTGGGGCTGACCGGGTTCGCCTTTTTACAGCACGCCACCGAAGCCAGCGAATATACCCTGATCTTCCTGCTTTTCCTGATTGGTATTCAGCTGCGCAATAACGGCATGACCCTGAAACAGATCGTGCTCAATCGTCGCGGCATGATGGTCGCCGTCGTCGTGGTGGGCAGTTCGCTGGTGGGCGGGGTGATTAACGCCTTTATTCTCGGTCTGCCGCTTAATACCGCCCTGGCGATGGCCTCCGGTTTTGGCTGGTATTCCCTGTCCGGCATTCTGTTAACCGAATCTTTTGGCCCGGTGATTGGTAGCGCCGCCTTCTTTAACGATCTGGGCCGCGAGCTGATTGCCATTATGCTGATCCCGGGCCTGGTGCGTCGCAGTCGATCCACGGCGCTGGGCCTGTGCGGCGCCACCTCGATGGACTTTACCCTGCCGGTGCTGCAACGCTCGGGCGGGCTGGAGATGGTCCCTGCCGCCATTGTCCACGGCTTTATCTTAAGCCTGCTGGTGCCAATCATGATGGCCTTCTTCTCCGCCTGA
- the clpS gene encoding ATP-dependent Clp protease adapter ClpS, which produces MGKTNDWLDFDKLAEDKVRDALKPPSMYKVMLMNDDYTPMEFVIDVLQKFFSYDVERATQLMLTVHYHGKAICGVFTAEVAETKVAMVNQYARENEHPLLCTLEKA; this is translated from the coding sequence ATGGGTAAGACGAACGACTGGCTCGATTTCGACAAGCTGGCGGAAGATAAAGTGCGCGACGCGCTAAAACCGCCATCTATGTATAAAGTTATGTTAATGAACGATGACTACACGCCGATGGAATTTGTTATTGACGTGCTACAAAAGTTCTTTTCTTATGATGTAGAACGTGCAACGCAACTGATGCTTACCGTTCACTATCATGGCAAAGCCATCTGCGGTGTTTTTACTGCAGAAGTCGCAGAGACGAAGGTGGCGATGGTGAACCAGTATGCGAGGGAGAACGAGCATCCGTTGCTGTGTACGCTGGAAAAAGCCTGA
- the clpA gene encoding ATP-dependent Clp protease ATP-binding subunit ClpA — MLNQELELSLNMAFARAREHRHEFMTVEHLLLALLSNPSAREALEACSVDLVALRQELEAFIEQTTPVLPVSEEERDTQPTLSFQRVLQRAVFHVQSSGRSEVTGANVLVAIFSEQESQAAYLLRKHEVSRLDVVNFISHGTRKDEPNQASDSGHQANSEEQAGGEERMENFTTNLNQLARVGGIDPLIGREKELERAIQVLCRRRKNNPLLVGESGVGKTAIAEGLAWRIVQGDVPEVIADCTIYSLDIGSLLAGTKYRGDFEKRFKALLKQLEQDTNSILFIDEIHTIIGAGAASGGQVDAANLIKPLLSSGKIRVIGSTTYQEFSNIFEKDRALARRFQKIDITEPSVEETVQIINGLKPKYEAHHDVRYTAKAVRAAVELAVKYINDRHLPDKAIDVIDEAGARARLMPVSKRKKTVNVADIESVVARIARIPEKSVSQSDRDTLKNLGDRLKMLVFGQDKAIEALTEAIKMARAGLGHEHKPVGSFLFAGPTGVGKTEVTVQLSKALGIELLRFDMSEYMERHTVSRLIGAPPGYVGFDQGGLLTDAVIKHPHAVLLLDEIEKAHPDVFNLLLQVMDNGTLTDNNGRKADFRNVVMVMTTNAGVRETERKSIGLIHQDNSTDAMEEIKKVFTPEFRNRLDNIIWFDHLSTEVIHQVVDKFIVELQVQLDQKGVSLEVSQEARDWLAEKGYDRAMGARPMARVIQDNLKKPLANELLFGSLVDGGQVTVALDQAKNELTYDFQSAAKHKPEAAH; from the coding sequence ATGCTCAATCAAGAACTGGAACTCAGTTTAAACATGGCTTTCGCCAGAGCGCGTGAGCACCGACATGAGTTTATGACGGTCGAGCACTTGCTGCTTGCACTGCTCAGCAATCCATCCGCCCGCGAAGCGCTTGAAGCCTGCTCCGTGGACCTGGTGGCGCTGCGTCAGGAACTTGAAGCCTTCATCGAACAGACCACACCTGTACTGCCCGTCAGTGAAGAGGAGCGCGACACGCAGCCGACGCTCAGCTTCCAGCGTGTACTCCAGCGTGCGGTATTTCACGTCCAGTCCTCCGGACGTAGCGAAGTCACCGGTGCCAACGTGCTGGTTGCCATCTTCAGCGAGCAGGAGTCGCAAGCCGCCTACCTGCTGCGCAAACACGAAGTCAGCCGCCTCGACGTGGTGAACTTCATCTCTCACGGAACGCGAAAAGACGAGCCGAATCAGGCATCGGATTCCGGCCATCAGGCCAACAGCGAAGAGCAAGCAGGCGGGGAGGAACGTATGGAAAACTTCACCACCAATCTTAACCAGCTTGCCCGCGTCGGCGGTATTGACCCGCTGATTGGCCGCGAAAAAGAGCTGGAACGGGCGATTCAGGTCCTGTGCCGCCGTCGCAAGAACAACCCGCTGCTGGTGGGCGAGTCGGGCGTCGGTAAAACCGCCATCGCCGAAGGGCTCGCCTGGCGCATTGTGCAGGGCGACGTTCCGGAAGTGATTGCCGATTGCACCATCTACTCGCTGGATATCGGTTCCCTGCTGGCCGGGACCAAATATCGCGGTGATTTTGAAAAGCGTTTCAAAGCGCTGCTGAAACAGCTGGAGCAGGATACCAACAGCATCCTGTTTATCGACGAGATCCATACCATCATCGGCGCCGGTGCGGCATCGGGTGGCCAGGTGGATGCAGCCAACCTGATTAAACCGCTGCTCTCCAGCGGCAAGATCCGGGTGATTGGCTCGACCACCTACCAGGAGTTCAGCAATATTTTCGAAAAAGACCGCGCCCTGGCGCGTCGCTTCCAGAAAATCGACATTACTGAACCATCCGTTGAAGAAACGGTGCAGATCATCAACGGCCTGAAACCGAAGTACGAAGCGCACCACGACGTGCGTTATACCGCGAAAGCGGTGCGTGCAGCGGTGGAGCTGGCGGTGAAATACATCAACGACCGTCATCTGCCGGATAAAGCGATTGACGTGATCGACGAAGCGGGCGCGCGTGCGCGTCTGATGCCGGTCAGCAAGCGCAAGAAAACGGTCAACGTGGCGGATATCGAATCTGTGGTAGCCCGCATCGCGCGTATCCCTGAGAAGAGCGTTTCTCAGAGCGACCGCGATACGCTGAAAAATCTTGGCGATCGCCTGAAAATGCTGGTCTTTGGCCAGGATAAAGCCATTGAGGCTTTAACCGAAGCCATCAAGATGGCCCGCGCCGGGCTGGGGCACGAGCACAAGCCTGTCGGTTCCTTCCTGTTCGCCGGCCCGACCGGGGTGGGGAAAACCGAGGTGACGGTTCAGCTCTCCAAAGCGCTGGGCATTGAGCTGCTGCGCTTTGATATGTCCGAGTATATGGAGCGTCACACCGTCAGCCGTCTGATCGGTGCGCCTCCGGGCTACGTGGGCTTTGACCAGGGTGGCCTGCTCACCGACGCGGTGATCAAGCATCCGCACGCGGTTCTGCTGCTCGATGAGATCGAGAAAGCGCACCCGGACGTCTTTAACCTGCTGCTGCAGGTGATGGATAACGGAACGCTGACCGACAACAACGGGCGCAAGGCGGACTTCCGCAACGTGGTGATGGTGATGACCACCAACGCCGGGGTACGTGAAACCGAGCGTAAATCCATCGGCCTGATCCACCAGGATAACAGCACCGATGCGATGGAAGAGATCAAGAAGGTCTTTACGCCGGAATTCCGTAACCGTCTGGACAACATTATCTGGTTCGATCATCTCTCTACCGAGGTGATCCATCAGGTGGTGGATAAGTTCATCGTCGAGCTGCAGGTTCAGCTGGATCAGAAAGGGGTCTCCCTGGAAGTGAGTCAGGAAGCCCGCGACTGGCTGGCAGAGAAAGGCTACGATCGTGCGATGGGTGCGCGTCCGATGGCGCG
- the macA gene encoding macrolide transporter subunit MacA yields the protein MNFKGKRRKLFLLLVLIVLVAGFWLWRVLNAPVPHYQTLIVRPGELQQNVLATGKLDALRKVDVGAQVSGQLKTLSVEIGDKVKKGQLLGVIDPEQAENQIKEVEATLMELRAQRSQAEAERKLAQVTLNRQRQLATTQAISQQDLDTSVTELAVKQAQIGTIDAQIKRNQASLDSAKTNLDYTRIVAPMAGEVTQITTLQGQTVIAAQQAPNILTLADMGTMLVKAQVSEADVIHLKPGQKAWFTVLGDPQTRYEGVLKDILPTPEKVNDAIFYHARFEVPNPQGVLRLDMTAQVHIQLAGVKNVLTIPLAALGEPAGDNSYKVRVLRNGETREREVSLGSRNDTDVVVVKGLEEGEEVVISESQPGAAK from the coding sequence ATGAACTTTAAGGGAAAACGCAGGAAGCTGTTTCTGCTGCTGGTGCTGATTGTACTGGTCGCTGGATTCTGGCTGTGGCGGGTGCTTAACGCTCCGGTGCCACACTATCAGACGCTGATTGTCCGTCCGGGCGAGCTGCAGCAAAACGTGCTTGCCACCGGCAAGCTGGACGCGTTGCGCAAGGTGGACGTCGGGGCCCAGGTCAGCGGGCAGCTGAAAACGCTGTCGGTGGAGATTGGCGATAAGGTGAAAAAAGGGCAGCTGCTGGGGGTCATCGACCCGGAGCAGGCCGAAAACCAGATCAAAGAGGTAGAGGCGACCCTGATGGAGCTGCGCGCCCAGCGCAGTCAGGCCGAAGCGGAGCGTAAGCTGGCTCAGGTGACCCTGAACCGCCAGCGGCAGCTCGCCACCACCCAGGCGATCTCGCAGCAGGATCTGGATACCTCGGTGACCGAACTGGCGGTCAAACAGGCGCAGATCGGCACCATCGATGCGCAGATCAAACGCAATCAGGCCTCGCTGGACAGCGCCAAAACCAACCTCGACTACACCCGTATCGTCGCGCCGATGGCCGGGGAAGTGACGCAAATCACTACCCTCCAGGGGCAGACGGTGATTGCTGCCCAGCAGGCGCCAAACATTCTGACTCTGGCAGATATGGGCACCATGCTGGTGAAAGCTCAGGTCTCGGAGGCGGATGTGATCCACCTTAAGCCTGGGCAAAAAGCCTGGTTCACCGTGCTGGGGGATCCGCAGACCCGTTACGAAGGGGTGCTGAAAGACATTCTCCCGACCCCGGAGAAGGTCAACGACGCCATTTTCTATCACGCCCGTTTTGAAGTGCCCAACCCGCAGGGGGTGCTGCGCCTGGACATGACCGCGCAGGTGCATATCCAGCTGGCCGGGGTGAAAAACGTGCTGACCATTCCGCTGGCGGCGCTGGGTGAACCGGCGGGCGATAACAGCTATAAAGTGAGGGTGCTGCGTAACGGCGAGACGCGCGAGCGTGAGGTGAGCCTCGGCTCGCGTAACGACACCGACGTGGTGGTGGTGAAAGGGCTGGAAGAGGGTGAAGAGGTCGTCATCAGCGAGAGCCAGCCCGGGGCGGCCAAATGA
- the cspD gene encoding cold shock-like protein CspD has product METGTVKWFNNAKGFGFICPEGGGEDIFAHYSTIQMDGYRTLKAGQAVRFDVHLGPKGNHASVIVPIEAEVVA; this is encoded by the coding sequence ATGGAAACGGGTACAGTTAAGTGGTTCAACAACGCCAAAGGGTTTGGTTTTATCTGCCCTGAAGGCGGCGGCGAAGACATCTTCGCGCATTACTCCACCATTCAGATGGATGGTTACAGAACGCTGAAAGCCGGACAAGCCGTTCGGTTCGATGTACACCTCGGGCCAAAAGGCAATCATGCCAGCGTTATTGTGCCCATCGAAGCAGAAGTGGTGGCATAG
- the aqpZ gene encoding aquaporin Z, which yields MFRKLAAECFGTFWLVFGGCGSAVLAAGFPELGIGFVGVSLAFGLTVLTMAYAVGHISGGHFNPAVTLGLWAGGRFPAKDILGYIIAQVIGGIIAAAILYVIASGKAGFDAAASGFASNGFGEHSPGGFSMLSAIVIEIVLTAGFLLVIHGATDKHAPAGFAPIAIGLALTLIHLISIPVTNTSVNPARSTAVAIFQGGWALEQLWLFWVMPIVGGILGGVLYRTLLEKRD from the coding sequence ATGTTCAGAAAGTTAGCAGCTGAATGTTTTGGTACATTCTGGTTGGTATTTGGTGGCTGCGGTAGCGCAGTGTTGGCGGCAGGTTTTCCGGAATTAGGGATTGGTTTTGTCGGGGTTTCCCTGGCCTTCGGTTTAACGGTATTAACCATGGCTTATGCCGTGGGGCATATTTCCGGTGGGCATTTTAACCCGGCGGTCACATTAGGTCTGTGGGCGGGCGGGCGTTTTCCGGCGAAAGATATTCTTGGCTATATTATTGCCCAGGTGATTGGTGGGATTATTGCTGCCGCTATTCTGTATGTCATTGCCAGCGGTAAAGCGGGCTTTGACGCTGCGGCCAGCGGTTTTGCTTCAAACGGTTTTGGCGAACACTCCCCGGGTGGGTTCTCCATGCTGTCTGCCATCGTGATTGAAATCGTGCTGACGGCCGGTTTCCTGCTGGTGATCCACGGCGCGACCGACAAACACGCTCCGGCCGGTTTTGCGCCGATTGCGATTGGCCTGGCGCTGACCCTGATCCACCTGATCAGCATCCCGGTGACCAACACCTCGGTTAACCCGGCGCGCAGCACCGCGGTCGCCATCTTCCAGGGCGGCTGGGCGCTGGAGCAGCTGTGGCTGTTCTGGGTGATGCCGATTGTCGGCGGTATCCTTGGCGGCGTGCTGTATCGCACCCTGCTTGAGAAACGCGATTAA